One genomic segment of Trichococcus shcherbakoviae includes these proteins:
- the asnB gene encoding asparagine synthase (glutamine-hydrolyzing), whose protein sequence is MCGFVGYIHGSTAWNHQTVIEGMMNRIVHRGPDSGGMFSDDKVTLGFRRLSIIDLSDNGKQPMYSADGNLVLVFNGEIFNFQELREDLKQKGHVFHSKTDSEVLIYGYKEYGYDFVKQLRGMFAFAIWDKVNDTMFIARDGFGIKPLYYTTNTTDGSLLFGSEIKSFLAHPAFIKEVNKDALRPYLTLQYSSMGETFFKGVHKLKPAHYMVLKGNDIHTVEYWDKKFHAENGTLESYVEEIKATMADSVRAHKISDVKTGAFLSGGVDSSLITALMKPEKSFSVGFSEYEKMFNETNQAADLSEILGIENVRKYISPEEAFHALPTIQYHMDEPQSNPSSVPLYFLAELAKKDVTVVLSGEGADEIFGGYSWYEPSKKMETYEKVPYSLRKGIGKLAHKLPRNTLTTFLVKGGQKVEERFIGQAIVWDEEEAVDILKPAYKNGPDIRSITKPIYDEVKDQDDVTKMQYLDLNLWMPGDILLKADKMSMAHSLELRVPFLDKEVMELAKRIPSDYRVNEIDTKYVLRRAAADVLPEEWAKRPKLGFPTPIRHWLREEEFYNEVRKAFASDYAAEFFDTDKLVQILDDNYTKKLDYGRQIWTAYIFLVWYKRFFIDETPLSAEAFVA, encoded by the coding sequence ATGTGTGGTTTTGTTGGATATATCCATGGATCGACTGCATGGAACCATCAGACTGTGATTGAAGGTATGATGAACAGAATCGTCCACCGCGGACCAGACAGCGGCGGCATGTTTTCTGATGACAAGGTAACGTTAGGCTTCCGCCGATTGAGCATCATCGACCTTTCCGATAACGGGAAGCAACCGATGTACAGTGCTGACGGAAATTTGGTATTGGTGTTCAACGGCGAAATCTTCAACTTCCAGGAGTTGCGCGAAGATCTGAAGCAAAAAGGACACGTCTTCCATTCCAAAACGGACAGTGAAGTTTTGATCTACGGCTACAAAGAATACGGTTATGACTTCGTGAAACAACTGCGCGGCATGTTCGCGTTCGCGATCTGGGACAAAGTGAACGATACAATGTTCATCGCCCGTGACGGCTTCGGCATCAAACCGTTGTACTATACGACAAACACAACCGACGGCAGCTTGCTTTTCGGTTCTGAAATCAAGTCATTTTTGGCTCACCCTGCTTTCATCAAAGAAGTGAACAAGGATGCTTTGCGCCCTTACTTGACGCTGCAATACTCTTCGATGGGCGAAACCTTCTTCAAAGGCGTCCACAAATTGAAACCGGCGCATTATATGGTGCTGAAAGGCAACGATATCCATACGGTCGAATATTGGGACAAGAAATTCCATGCCGAAAACGGCACTTTGGAGAGCTATGTGGAGGAAATCAAAGCAACGATGGCCGATTCCGTCCGCGCCCACAAAATCAGTGACGTGAAGACCGGCGCTTTCCTTTCCGGCGGCGTTGATTCCAGCCTGATCACAGCTCTGATGAAACCGGAAAAATCTTTCTCGGTAGGCTTCTCCGAATATGAAAAAATGTTCAACGAAACCAACCAGGCTGCCGATCTTTCCGAAATTCTGGGCATCGAGAATGTCCGCAAGTACATCTCGCCAGAGGAAGCTTTCCATGCCCTGCCTACCATCCAATACCATATGGATGAACCGCAATCGAATCCATCTTCCGTTCCGTTGTATTTCTTGGCCGAATTGGCGAAGAAAGATGTTACGGTCGTGCTTTCGGGTGAAGGCGCAGATGAAATTTTCGGCGGCTACTCTTGGTATGAACCATCCAAGAAAATGGAGACCTATGAAAAGGTCCCTTATAGCCTGAGAAAAGGCATCGGAAAATTGGCCCATAAACTGCCGAGGAATACCCTGACGACCTTCTTGGTCAAAGGTGGCCAAAAAGTGGAAGAACGCTTCATCGGCCAGGCCATCGTCTGGGACGAAGAAGAAGCTGTGGATATCCTGAAGCCGGCCTACAAAAATGGCCCGGATATCCGTTCGATCACCAAACCGATCTATGATGAAGTCAAAGACCAGGATGACGTGACAAAGATGCAGTATCTCGATCTGAACCTTTGGATGCCTGGGGATATCCTGTTGAAAGCCGACAAGATGAGTATGGCCCACTCGTTGGAGCTGCGTGTACCTTTCCTGGATAAAGAAGTCATGGAATTGGCGAAACGCATCCCTTCCGATTACCGCGTCAACGAAATCGATACGAAATATGTGCTGCGCAGAGCGGCTGCCGATGTCCTGCCGGAAGAATGGGCGAAACGTCCGAAGTTGGGCTTCCCTACTCCTATCCGTCACTGGCTGCGTGAAGAAGAATTCTACAACGAAGTCAGAAAAGCATTCGCTTCAGACTATGCGGCAGAATTTTTCGACACCGATAAACTCGTGCAGATCCTCGATGACAACTATACGAAGAAATTGGATTACGGCCGTCAGATTTGGACCGCCTACATCTTCCTCGTCTGGTACAAACGTTTCTTCATCGATGAAACGCCTCTGTCTGCGGAAGCTTTCGTAGCTTAA
- a CDS encoding ABC transporter permease, translating into MNLSEMNMLQQLLYYYRENGSYVFEQFTRHFLISIYGVLFAAIVAIPLGFWIARNKKLADWIIGAANVIQTIPSLALLSILMLGLGLGSDTVIATVFLYSLLPIIKNTYTGVRNVDAALLDTGKGMGMTRMQLTYLVELPLSLSVIMAGLRNALVVAIGITAIGTFIGAGGLGDIISRGVNATNGTAIILAGAIPTALMAVLADWLLGLMEKRLDPSSKVKRNR; encoded by the coding sequence ATGAACCTAAGTGAAATGAATATGCTCCAGCAGCTTCTTTACTATTATAGAGAAAATGGCAGCTATGTTTTCGAACAGTTCACCCGCCATTTTCTGATTTCCATTTATGGGGTGCTGTTCGCGGCAATTGTGGCGATCCCACTCGGTTTCTGGATCGCACGCAATAAAAAACTGGCGGATTGGATCATCGGCGCCGCCAATGTCATCCAGACCATCCCTTCCCTGGCCCTGTTGTCCATTTTGATGCTGGGACTCGGGCTCGGGTCGGATACCGTAATTGCCACAGTCTTCCTGTATTCGTTGCTGCCGATCATCAAAAACACCTATACCGGTGTGCGAAATGTGGATGCCGCTCTGTTGGATACGGGTAAAGGCATGGGGATGACGCGGATGCAATTGACTTATCTGGTCGAATTGCCGTTGTCGCTTTCCGTCATCATGGCCGGCTTGCGGAATGCCTTGGTCGTTGCAATCGGCATCACCGCTATCGGCACCTTCATCGGCGCCGGCGGTTTGGGGGATATCATTTCCCGCGGTGTCAATGCGACGAACGGGACAGCGATCATTCTTGCCGGCGCAATCCCGACTGCCTTGATGGCCGTTCTGGCGGATTGGCTGTTGGGTCTGATGGAAAAACGTCTGGACCCTTCCAGCAAAGTTAAACGTAACCGTTGA